TGTGGTCTTCATCCAGAGAGTCGAGATCACCTCTATTTTGATTGCCCTTACTCGTGGGAACTATGGTCAACTATGGCCACAAGATTCACTTTGAATCCTTTGAGGACATGGGATCGCTCACTAAGTCAGATGCACACACTCTCTGGTAACAGATTCCGGCGTCGTCTTCTCCTGCTAGCCTGGCAAGCGATCATCTACTGGGTTTGGGCTGAAAGAAATTCTAGACTTCATCGACACACTTTCCGATCTCCTGACGTGTTGCTCCGTCTTGTTGATTGTCAAATTAAAGACCGCATCAACAGTCTCCGGGAAGTCAACCCAACAACTTGTTCACAGCTCCTCCAATTATGGTTTCTTGCTTGTGATCCTACCATCATCTCCGCTTGATTGCTCCATTCTCCGTCTCGTTATTTCTCATCAAACGTTTCCAAATCCGTTTTGGGCTAAACTGCAATGGGTTTCTTAACTATGggcaatattttgtttttattaactgGGTCTTGTTTTGTAACTGAAGATCATATGGGCTTCTGaacctttttctatttttctgcgtttaaattaatgaaagtcttttcaaaaaaaactcCCCACCACTCTCCAATATTTTCATCCGCCGCCTCACATAACGACGCAAGCATTCGGATTCTCATCACTGAACATCTGAGGCGCGTGGGCCTGAACCGGATAATACCCATATGGCCCACCCGGGTAATACGCTAACTCGTGATAAGGCTGAGCCGCCACGTACTCCATCATGTTCACCCCCTCGCCGCCTTTGTTATCCTTTCCCCCGCCGCCTTTCTTCTTGTCGCCAGACTCGTTCTCTTTGTCTTTATCCTTCTTCGGCGGCACAATCTCCACCGGACGTTTCAGCTTCTCCGACAAACTCTCCACGAGCTTTTTCACATCCATTGTTCCTTTAACCGTCACCAACTGCTTCTCTTTGTCCATTGTCATCCCATTCACACCTAAACGAttccaacaaacaaacaaaaacaaacaatttaaatagaaagccttttttcaaaaaaaaaacaaacaaacaaatgtgAGCGTTTTGCAAAAATAgcgttttgaacaaaaaaacgTCTTGTGTCGCAAACCTTTGGTTTTAGTGACAGTCTTCTGGATGTTAGCGATACAACCTTGACAATGGAAGTTCAGCTTCAACACCGCCGTTATCACCGGAGCCTGAGAACataataataaatgtaaataaataacataTCAACAACACTCAGAATCAGATTCTATAATACAAACTGATAAAACGATATAGTAAAAGGTCGAAGCTTTACCTCTTTGGGTTTCTTCTCCTCAGAtgatttcttttctttgtttttgtcttcATCGCTTTTGTTCTTATTGTCCTTTTTGGGCTGAGGAGAAACCAAGTCGactttcttctttgtcttctctgCGAGTGTCTCCCGGAGTTTCGCCGGATCTACTTCTCCGGTCACCGTTAGCTTCCCAGTATCTGACTCTGATTTCACCGTCTCAACTCCTGAGAAGAGAGACATTAATGTTACTTTTTACAGTGAAAACATTAGCTTTGTGGCTTTTAAAGAGGAAAAAACAAACCTTTGAAAGCACGTGCGCATTTGACGATTTTGGAAGCGCAGCCGTCGCAATGCATATCGACCTTCAAAACGACGGTTATAGACGCCGTTTTCTTATCGCCGCCACCATCTCCTTTGTTCTcgttgttgctcttcttcttctgcttagagacaaaacagagagagagagagagagagagcaaatcAAACCCGTTATTAAactcagagagagagaaaacaaaatccGATAACAAGAATAGAAGATTCTTGATAGCGCGGTTTGAGTGAGTTACCTTGGCCATGGTGACTCGGTTAGTAGTGGGAGAGAAGGAAGTTGTTGGAGAGTGGAGACAGAGTCGGAGGAAGACGAGACCTTGAGAAAGGAAGAACCTTTCGTTTCTATTTATACCCACTCGGTTTAATGGGTTTTATTATGATGATGAATGGTGTATGGTATGGTCTATGATGATGTTATGGACCGTCCACATACGTTTTTTCCGTATTccattgttttttgttttattcgGTACGATTTTCCCGGTTAGTGCCTGCCTATGTACGTCCCTTTATTTGCTTTTGTAATTTCGGCGTATATGTTGTGACAGTCTGCTAGTACTTGTATTTAGTCGTAAATAAATAGGGCAATACGAAACATTTGTCTGTTGCaggtaaataaaaatagatcaTGTCGACTAATTGTAATTGAGCCATTAACGGTTTTAGTTTCTATGTAATGCTTTCACGTATAACCCCAAAAAATTGGCTTAAACTTTTTATCTCTAAGTTTACATTCTTTTAAAAACCCCCCTAGCTgcagttgttttttttttcttttaaatgggTTATCGAGATGAAGTTAATACAATGGACATCATCGATTTTACGAACCAATACAATGGGCCTTACTGAGCCCAGTCATAGGTGCTTTTGTTTAGTGGTGTAATAAAAACCTTACTGAGCCTAATTCAataagttaaaagttaaaactatgATACGTTAATGTTTGTTATATAAGCTTCATTCCGAAGACGACCGGGCCAGCTATgagttgtcttttttttttttttgaaaaaagctTTCTATTAAAatgcatgaaaaaaaaaatacaataaccCAACTTAGTTTTAAACCTAATAATTAGAAGCCCAACCGAAATGATAATGTGAAGGAGCCAGAGAGGAGTCATGCAGTTGACGGAGATCAACCCGATCATCGAAACCACAATTGAATCATGGATGAAGAAGTAGCTGGGTTCTGAGATCGCAGACTAGAGCAGTGATTGCGGAGACCTGAAGCTTCTTCTATGTAATCTTGAGTTGCGTTCTGTCCACAACAGATAAATCACACATTGCCAAGCAATCAGAAGAAGTTTTTTGTAAGGCTTTGGTAGACGCAAGTTGATGAGGTAATATATGGTGCTCTGATAATCTCTTGGTGTGTTGCCTTGACATCTAGTTGCAGTTGCTGACCAAATTTCCCAACTATAAGTACATAAGAAGAAGAGGTGATCGCGCGATTCCGACGCAGCATTGCAGAGTAAACAAGCAGGATCCGTAGTGAGCCCCCAATTGAGTAATCGGTCTCTAGTTGGACATTTGTTAAGAACAAAGAGCCAAGAGAGGAAGTTGTGTTTAGGAATTCCACCTTTACACCAGATAATATCAAACCAAGGCACCAGAGGAGCGTGATGCTTCAGCTGTTTGTATATAGCACTGGTGCTGTAATCTTTCCAGACCACCCCGTCTACCTCCCATTCGTAagtgtcttcttcttcagtaaGATAGATTCTTTTGAGATAAGTCTGGAATATAACCTGATTGTCCGTTCTCGGTGATCTGATATTCCAGTTGCCATTTGCGTTGATTTCCATCTGCTTTTCCTTTCCAAAGATAGGCTCCGCATATTGCATTGATTTTCTTAATGCAGGCTTTCGGAATAACAAATGTGGCGCACCAGAAGTTCGTGATACCTGCAATGACCCTGTTCACCAGAAGTAGTCTCCCTGTAAACGAAAGTGACTGGGCGCTCCAGGTATTAACCTTACTCTTTACTTGGTTTTAAAGTTATGAAAAGTATATCAGAGGAATTGAACAACTCTTACATTCAGAATTGCTCGATACACTGACATGTTTTCTAACACTTAGCGGATGTTTCTTGTAATTatcaaataagaaataaaaattggaATTGTGTTTTATGGTATTATACTATTCTTGAAATATTCGGAAATATTTTAAGCTCCAAGTGCTTTCTTGTTATCAAAAAGACTTCAATCAAACCAGCCAGCTTGGATTTTTCATTATATCATAAAAGTGATACCACAGGGCCTTATTATTTGGTGTAATTAAGCCCAAATAAAGATAGTTTTGGTGTAATTATTTGTATGTTACTAGAACAGAGGAAATGACCATATTTATTTTGCAGGTGAATAAAGCCGATAATGTGAGGGTAaccaaatatgtatattttaagacatgtattttattgtttttacattttttataatctttatcatcttctccttagatatcACTGAATACTGGTTGATAGTTTACACATTTCTACCTGAAACctgtactctctctctcttatctctctcAAATCTTTCAGAGAGAGGGAGTCAAGTTTCGTTCGATGCCGGATCCTTTCCGGTGATCTCGTTGCCCGTGTATCGGGCTTGACTCCGGCAAGCGGTGGCTCTCACAGCACCGTCTTGGCTGGCCTTTGCTTCCCGTGTGTCGGGCTTTATCTCCCGTGAATGGCGGCTCCTTCAGCGCTGTCTCTGCTGGCTTCTTACGGATCATTGGGATTCTGATGATTCTTCTTAGTTTTTTACCAGTTTTGTCTAGTTTcgtttgtaatttttatttttttgttccttcTCGATCATCGTTCAGATTTAATTGAGTTTTGTTCTTTATATCGAAAAGCTTCTTCCTTTCCATCTGAGATGGTTTAGTCATCTTCAAGCTTATTTGGATTTATAAAGATGACTGTGGTTGCATGTTCTGGAATTGAAGCTTTCTCGGTGTTGAGATCGTCTTGgattcatttgaatctggtttTCTCTCCAATCTTATGAAGCGATGGTCTTTCTCTCTTTGGGCTCTTTCATTTAGATCGAGTTATCGTGGTGGCTCCAATCCTCGCTTCCTGTCTCCGGTGTGTTCCGGTGGAAGTTCGATCAAGCTTTCCGGCGACGACTTTCAACGCGGTGAAGTTGGGTGACGTATTGGCAAACATGTGTTCTCTTTAGGGTCTGAGTTCAACACGTGGTAGAGCCTTCTTGATTTGTTCACCGACTTACTTTGGGCTTTCTTTTGCCTCGGCCTGTTTGTTTTAGGCCTTATTGTATTATCAGTTTGCTTTATGTTGGGTTTTTGTTTATACTTTCAGTttgaataatattaataatagacgacaaaaaaaaaaaaaaatcactgaaTACTGAAGATGATCGAGTATAAATATTACTATTACTACTAGGTAACGTTCTATTAGGCTAGCGTGTTACATTTCTATTCCTacacttatttttgttttcctttgcATTATTttgatagaaagaaagaaaaatgtcAATGCTAGGAGGATATAAGCTGAAGGAAAAGATAAACCAAAAGTCCAAATGTCATctgaaataaataaacagtatatgtatttccatcaATCAGTTAGCCGCTTCAGACACTGACCAAAGGTGATGACTTTTATACACAATCCTTACGTTTATATCTATAATATGTCGCTCAATTTACTCACACACGCTGTATTAATAACTAGTATATATCCGACATTGttttatgtatgtatatatgaaatataatatatatctttaatttataatgaaaataaattttattttgagactaaacaaaaataatatcacCGCATttctattaaattataaacaaaaaaaagaagatcaacCTGATGATCGGATTAAGTCTTGATCTAGACAATAGCCATCTTCTCTGAATCTCGTTCCCTAAACCATTACCATCATAAGAAGTAAAACATATTCCAACAAATGGTTAATTGATTTAGTCCATTTTGAATTGACCTAATTTGTGTACGTAACCTTTTTGATCATGCAGTAAGTAGCTTTTGCCAATATctaaaaagcaaaagaaaagaaaaaaattataagaaaattagaagaaaaaatttatgatacaataaaatttacataaaaaaaattatgagttCACCTTCATCTGCCGATTTTGATGTGTTCTTGCCTACCACCAGTTATccataccaaaaaaaatttctttttctctgttcaaattttttttttgaagaccaTTATTGTATCACCGTTTGGTAAGATACTGTATTGATGTGAATCCAGGATTTACTCTTGGCACTGTAATGACcactacaaaaaaagttttgatcTGTTTGTTTAGAAACTGCAATTCATCAAACTTTCCGAGAGAGTCTGTAAAATTTTTGCAAAGAACTTATGAATTTATGTGCGAGTAGAGATGAACTTAAATGCATTGTAAATAttcttttgagaaaaatttaacgGATTTAGATATGTGAGATGATGATGGGAGTAGTGGGATAAATATTAGGggtttcttttcaaaaaatacataGAAATCAGTTAGCACacgaaactctttttttttgtatttactttttttttaattaaaattatataataaatgccATGTGTCAGGATTTGATTCGCGAAAcgacttgcgctttagtatataagggatatcaAAATTGAAACATTTGAAaaatttcaactataaataaaCACACGTTGTATTGCATATCATCTAGAAAATTTCCTCCAGTTACGGAGACGTTTAATTCAAGTTTCTTTGTGGGATTGTGTCTATGGTTTGATTTCACCCACCATGAACCATCAATCTCCGTGAAGGCTTTCTTTGTCCTTTGCGATGCCCGATTTCCAAAATTCCAATTAGCAAATGGGATTAATATTCAATCTCAAAGTGTTACATTGTGTTTTGATGAGCAAATTTGGGATCCGGGTATAGCATACTACTCATGGAGAATCAAAGAATCAATGGAAGGGAAGATATGGTTTTATCGGTTTCAAAGCAAAAGAATTTCAATGCCATGTATAATTACAACAAAGCATGTTATCTCCTGTAGCGGGAGTGTTCGAGACGAATTGCGATGTAACAGATGGATCGCATTCAATGATCTTCTTAGAGAAAAACGACATTTACTCACAAGAATTGAGAGCCACAAGAAAGATCTTAAAAGACCAAGAACGAAGTGGAGGAAAGCTAGTGAATCAGCATGTCCTACGAATGCGTTAGGAAGCATCGTGTCACTGCTGTCTCTgttaaaaattctttttaacAACATGTTTGGTGTAACTTATATTCCACGTAATATGTTACATTGATTTGATATCAATAAAGTTATgaggttataaaaaaaaaactaagaaacaaaagaataatttttttaatatatttataacctAATACTATAATACAAGTCTAAAAGGCTatcaaaaatgaataaataatgaTAACTGTGTATATATGTTAAtagaatcaaaatttaaaacaatgcaattattattgatttttttgtcatctaaaaTATTCAATTGAAACATTAACGATACAGAGGCATTTACATAGCCggcaaaaagaaaatatatcctcggaatcaAAGCTGGCGGAAAACAAAATTTCTCCAAAAACCACTATAACCAAATTTACCATAAAAGTTTTTGTCCCAACCATAAACAACAAAGAATCCATAGAGAATGAGGCTTCAAATGTTACGATCCGCCCGCACCGCAtcgcagttaacagtaacaaaaatctctacatataccatatatctatatgtttttattactGTCAAAACTGCACCGCAGTTGTATCGCTTATCCCGCACCGCTCAATCCGCTGTTACTATTCGGATCCTGACTTGGAGCTCACAAACATAACCGGTTAAAACTTTACACAT
This genomic stretch from Brassica napus cultivar Da-Ae chromosome C9, Da-Ae, whole genome shotgun sequence harbors:
- the LOC106406962 gene encoding heavy metal-associated isoprenylated plant protein 3 isoform X2, whose product is MAKKKKSNNENKGDGGGDKKTASITVVLKVDMHCDGCASKIVKCARAFKGVETVKSESDTGKLTVTGEVDPAKLRETLAEKTKKKVDLVSPQPKKDNKNKSDEDKNKEKKSSEEKKPKEAPVITAVLKLNFHCQGCIANIQKTVTKTKGVNGMTMDKEKQLVTVKGTMDVKKLVESLSEKLKRPVEIVPPKKDKDKENESGDKKKGGGGKDNKGGEGVNMMEYVAAQPYHELAYYPGGPYGYYPVQAHAPQMFSDENPNACVVM
- the LOC106406962 gene encoding heavy metal-associated isoprenylated plant protein 3 isoform X1 encodes the protein MAKQKKKSNNENKGDGGGDKKTASITVVLKVDMHCDGCASKIVKCARAFKGVETVKSESDTGKLTVTGEVDPAKLRETLAEKTKKKVDLVSPQPKKDNKNKSDEDKNKEKKSSEEKKPKEAPVITAVLKLNFHCQGCIANIQKTVTKTKGVNGMTMDKEKQLVTVKGTMDVKKLVESLSEKLKRPVEIVPPKKDKDKENESGDKKKGGGGKDNKGGEGVNMMEYVAAQPYHELAYYPGGPYGYYPVQAHAPQMFSDENPNACVVM